In the Methylomonas rhizoryzae genome, one interval contains:
- a CDS encoding DUF58 domain-containing protein: MSQELPRAAEERIAVSLKTLIDLAQPAAALKLQPGRIRAAQSGNYLSGFKGRGMAFLETRLYQPGDDVRRMDWRVTARTGKAHSKIFAEERERPLFISVDYRACMAFASRGVFKRVQAAKLAALLAWSGLKQGDRIGGQIFGEAGCMELKPRNGKAALLRFLNALVQPVYTSVGAEGSSVLERALVRLQHHAHPGSRVYVISDFRGLTTGVESHLTLLSRHCEVILLQVYDALETQLPQTGRYRFTDKIRDLVVDSGDIGLRQEYGRRFEQRQARLMQLCQKLSLTLLTCDTRQLPQQVLSVHALSTQSNKSVRI; the protein is encoded by the coding sequence ATGAGTCAGGAATTACCCCGTGCGGCCGAAGAACGGATTGCGGTGAGTCTGAAAACCCTGATCGATCTGGCTCAACCGGCTGCCGCGCTGAAACTTCAGCCTGGCCGGATACGCGCGGCGCAAAGCGGCAATTATTTGTCCGGTTTCAAGGGGCGCGGCATGGCGTTTTTGGAAACCCGGTTGTACCAGCCGGGAGACGACGTGCGGCGCATGGATTGGCGGGTGACCGCGCGCACCGGCAAAGCGCACAGCAAGATTTTTGCCGAAGAACGCGAGCGACCATTGTTTATTTCGGTGGATTACCGGGCCTGCATGGCTTTTGCCAGCCGGGGAGTGTTCAAGCGTGTGCAAGCCGCTAAATTGGCCGCATTGCTGGCTTGGAGCGGCTTGAAACAAGGCGACCGTATCGGCGGGCAAATATTCGGTGAAGCCGGGTGCATGGAATTGAAGCCGCGCAACGGCAAAGCAGCCTTGCTGCGTTTTCTGAATGCCTTGGTACAACCGGTTTATACGAGTGTCGGCGCGGAAGGCTCCAGTGTCTTGGAGCGGGCTTTGGTTCGCTTGCAACACCATGCCCACCCCGGGAGTCGGGTGTATGTGATCAGCGACTTTCGCGGTTTGACGACCGGCGTTGAAAGCCACTTGACCTTGCTGTCCCGGCACTGCGAAGTAATATTGCTGCAAGTCTACGATGCCCTGGAAACGCAATTGCCGCAAACCGGCCGCTACCGGTTTACCGACAAAATACGCGATTTGGTCGTGGACAGCGGCGACATTGGCCTGAGACAGGAATATGGCCGACGCTTCGAGCAGCGTCAGGCCCGATTGATGCAGCTGTGTCAAAAATTGAGTTTAACCTTACTGACTTGCGACACCCGGCAATTGCCGCAACAAGTGCTCAGTGTCCATGCGTTGTCCACTCAGTCGAATAAAAGCGTGCGAATTTAG
- a CDS encoding pseudouridine synthase, whose protein sequence is MTPLDENPLKEIYRDRWLLAVHKPAGLLVHRSPIDKHETEFALQYARALNAGAHVYPVHRLDRPTSGLLVFARDARTARSLGKALMAGEVRKTYRAVVRGWPPEQGLIDHPLRDEPDDRRLKSEPHAVRQARTGYRRLATTEIPVAIEGHATSRYSLVELYPETGRKHQLRRHMKHISHPIIGDANHGRGRHNRYFAERFGYGRLMLAATEMRFRHPATGAELHLHAEPDASFMQVLSIF, encoded by the coding sequence GTGACGCCGCTCGACGAAAATCCGCTTAAGGAAATCTATCGCGACCGTTGGTTGCTGGCGGTACATAAGCCGGCCGGCTTGTTGGTGCACCGCAGTCCCATCGACAAACACGAAACCGAATTTGCCTTGCAGTATGCTAGGGCCCTGAACGCAGGCGCGCACGTTTACCCGGTGCACAGGTTGGACCGGCCAACTTCCGGGCTGTTAGTCTTCGCTCGCGATGCCCGGACTGCCCGCAGTTTGGGTAAAGCGCTGATGGCCGGCGAAGTCCGCAAAACTTATCGGGCCGTAGTAAGAGGATGGCCGCCCGAGCAAGGTTTGATCGATCATCCGTTACGCGATGAGCCGGACGATCGGCGTCTGAAGAGCGAGCCGCACGCGGTGCGCCAAGCCCGCACCGGCTACCGACGTTTGGCGACTACGGAAATTCCGGTAGCAATCGAAGGTCACGCCACCAGCCGCTACAGCTTGGTCGAGTTGTATCCGGAAACCGGCCGCAAGCACCAATTGCGCCGACACATGAAGCACATCAGTCACCCCATCATCGGCGACGCCAACCACGGACGCGGTCGTCACAATCGTTATTTCGCCGAACGTTTCGGTTATGGCCGCTTGATGCTGGCGGCTACCGAAATGAGATTCCGGCATCCCGCCACCGGCGCGGAGTTGCATTTGCATGCCGAGCCGGACGCCAGCTTCATGCAAGTGTTGTCGATATTTTAA
- a CDS encoding DUF445 domain-containing protein, translating to MDTKKFLDKSFLTNSISALIILLGYISPVGSDTFKAIGFFAFSGAITNWLAVHMLFEKVPYLYGSGVIPARFEEFKASIKALMMQQFFTVENIENFIETEEAQGSRVLNLQPLLEAVDYDKIYQGLVVSIMASPFGGMVMMMGGEEALAPLQAPVCEKMRHTLQEMVESERFRQALQHGLNAHKIGEDLTGKIEAVIDKRLSELTPLMVKEIVQTIIKQHLGWLVVWGGVFGGLLGLLFGFA from the coding sequence ATGGACACAAAAAAATTCCTCGACAAAAGCTTTCTCACCAATTCAATTTCCGCCTTGATCATTCTGCTTGGCTATATCAGCCCGGTAGGTTCTGATACTTTCAAGGCCATCGGTTTTTTTGCCTTCTCCGGTGCCATCACCAACTGGCTGGCCGTTCATATGCTGTTCGAGAAAGTACCTTATTTGTACGGCTCCGGGGTTATTCCCGCTCGGTTCGAAGAATTTAAAGCCTCGATCAAAGCTCTGATGATGCAGCAATTCTTTACCGTCGAGAATATCGAAAATTTTATCGAAACCGAAGAAGCGCAAGGCAGCCGGGTATTGAATTTACAGCCTTTGTTGGAGGCGGTCGATTACGACAAAATTTACCAAGGCTTGGTCGTTTCCATCATGGCTTCTCCGTTCGGCGGCATGGTGATGATGATGGGCGGCGAAGAGGCACTGGCGCCGTTGCAAGCACCGGTGTGCGAAAAAATGCGGCATACCCTGCAGGAAATGGTCGAATCCGAACGTTTTAGGCAAGCGCTGCAGCACGGTTTGAACGCGCACAAAATCGGCGAGGATTTAACCGGAAAAATCGAAGCCGTCATCGATAAACGGCTGAGCGAACTGACCCCGTTAATGGTCAAAGAAATCGTGCAAACCATCATCAAACAACATTTGGGCTGGCTGGTGGTTTGGGGCGGCGTATTCGGCGGCTTGCTGGGGCTGCTGTTCGGCTTTGCTTGA